In the genome of Candidatus Methylomirabilota bacterium, the window GCCGATCGAGGGCCGCCGCGGTCTCGGTGGCAAGCCGCGCGACCAGATCGGCCGCCGACTGGCGGCGGGCCAGGCGGACCCCCTGACCTGCCCAGAGCGACAGAAACTCCGCCCGGCCCAGCCTGGCGGCCGCGCTCCGGAGCGGGCGCGTCAGCGCGTTCTGGAGTGGGAACGGGAGAATCGCCTCGCCCGCGTCGGCACGCTCGACTTCCGTCATGAAGCGGTTGACGATCCCCCGCGCCGGGCGCCCCGAGAACGCCCGGGTCAGGCGTGTCTCGTGCTCCCGCGCCGTGAGGATCGCCTGCTTGTATGCCTCGGGGATGCCCGCCTCCTCGCAGGTCAGAAAGGCCGTGCCCATCTGCACGGCGCTCGCGCCGAGGGCCAGCGCCGCGGCGATGCCCCGGCCGTCCATGATGCCGCCGGACGCGACCACCGGCGCCCTCACGGCGTCGACCATCTGCGGCACCAGCGCCACCGTGCCGACCATCGCCCCGTGGAAGTCGGCCGCGAACGTGGCCCGGTGCCCGCCCGCCTCGCTCCCCTGGGCCACGACGGCATCCACCCCCGCCTTCTCGAGCGCGACGGCTTCCTCGACGGTCGTCGCGGTGCCCATCAGGAACATGCCGCGCGCCTTGATGGCCGTGATCGCGCTCGCCGGCAGGACGCCGAAGGTGAAGCTGAAGACGCTGGCCTCGCTCTCGAGCGCCGCCGCCAGCTGGTCCTCGAACGGATCAGCCGGCAGCGTCGGGAGCGTGGGGGGCGGGAGATCGAGCTCCGCGTGGTAGGGGGCCAGGCGTGCCAGCGCCAGGCGAGCGTCCATCGGCCC includes:
- a CDS encoding nitronate monooxygenase, which gives rise to MPLQTVLTRRLGLSHPIIQAPLAGGGDTPELVAAVGEAGALGFIGAAYLTPPQITAASRAVRARTARPFGISLFALPPAPGGPMDARLALARLAPYHAELDLPPPTLPTLPADPFEDQLAAALESEASVFSFTFGVLPASAITAIKARGMFLMGTATTVEEAVALEKAGVDAVVAQGSEAGGHRATFAADFHGAMVGTVALVPQMVDAVRAPVVASGGIMDGRGIAAALALGASAVQMGTAFLTCEEAGIPEAYKQAILTAREHETRLTRAFSGRPARGIVNRFMTEVERADAGEAILPFPLQNALTRPLRSAAARLGRAEFLSLWAGQGVRLARRQSAADLVARLATETAAALDRLTASAQGAAP